The following nucleotide sequence is from Acinetobacter equi.
TGGGTATAACCACGGTCGGCAAATTTACCGACAGTTTTTGTAGATAAAGCACCGAAAACACCAACCAAGGTCACAATGCCGACAATAAAGTCGGGCAAATTAAATGTTGAACCTAAAAGTACAGCAATGGTTGAAAATAAAATACTCATTGCAGCAAATGAAAAACCACCGATTAATGATCTAAAAACTAAACGCTTTTCTTCTTTGAGCAATACGCCCATAGATTTAAAAATATGACTATAGCTAATTTTATGAATTGGGATATACGGTAGGCGACTGCGTAATGCAATTGCAATAATAAGCATGAGAATCGCGCTTAAAAAATAGATAAGTTTCCAATGAAATAGGTTGGAAAGTACTCCGGCTAAACTGGTTGATAGTAAAATACCAACAAGTAAGCCACTCATTAATAAGCCTACAACTTCACCCAATTTATTAGGTGAAACACTCATTGTTGCAAAAGGAATGAGTACTTGTGCTGCGACAGAAAAAAGTCCTGCCATGATTGTTCCAACCCATAGCATGGGTAAATTAATAGAAAATGCACATATAAAAAGCCCTATAGATGCAAGAACCATCAACAATGGAATAAATTTTGTTTTATTTACAATATCACCAATAGGAACAATAAAAAGTAGTCCTAACGCATATGAAACTTGAGCAAAAGTAACAGTTAAAGCAACTTGAGATTCTGGAATCAAAAAAGATTCATGAATAGAGTTAATTAAAGGTTGGCTATAATAGTTGGCACCTGCGCATAAACCGCAGGCAATTGCCATAAGCCAAAGTAAGGGTTTATTTTCACTGA
It contains:
- a CDS encoding MFS transporter, translated to MQIKNDISENKPLLWLMAIACGLCAGANYYSQPLINSIHESFLIPESQVALTVTFAQVSYALGLLFIVPIGDIVNKTKFIPLLMVLASIGLFICAFSINLPMLWVGTIMAGLFSVAAQVLIPFATMSVSPNKLGEVVGLLMSGLLVGILLSTSLAGVLSNLFHWKLIYFLSAILMLIIAIALRSRLPYIPIHKISYSHIFKSMGVLLKEEKRLVFRSLIGGFSFAAMSILFSTIAVLLGSTFNLPDFIVGIVTLVGVFGALSTKTVGKFADRGYTQLITWLGITILGLSWIFLYYGQYSLISYIIGFGIINLGLAIVHSSNQNIIFRLRVDAKSRINSIYMTSYFIGGATGSAIGVYAWHHGGWNMSCLAGLSLVGFSAIFAFIDQLYSQKTLKL